In Gimesia panareensis, the genomic window GCGAGTCGGATGCGGTAGTGCTGTGTCACAGGTTCCGTCACTGTTTGTGGTGGGTTCAGAAATATTCTGCGTCAGATAGCAGATTTTTCGAAAGTTAGTGTGATCCTTTTTTGTGACACTGCGTTGGACTGCTATACTGCAGAGAGCCGTTACCCGGTTCGGGTTTCTTTTCCCGCCAGTTCTTCTTGAAGCCCGGACGCTGGTCGTATTCACTTTACGTACATTCCCGTCTGTGAGCAGTTCTGTGTCGATGAAGGTTTCTCAATCGAACGAGCGTGTCCGGATCACGGATTTCTCCCCTTTTGCGCTGTTGGCATCGCTGGCTGTGATTTGTTTCATGGGGGCGATGTTTTTTCAGCTGAGTGACGACTGGCTGCTGCCGGATTCGTTTATCAAAAAGTCCAGCCGGGACCTGGTGGAGTTGTCCCCTTATCAGGATACGGTGTTGTTTTTCGCAGCGCTGAGCCTGCTGGCTTACGCATTCGCCTGGGTGGGCACCTACACGAGTGTCGTGTTTGATCCGTCGTCAGGTCAGGTGCACTGGAAACGGATCTCGGTGCTGGGCAGGAGGTCGCTGACGTTTCCGTTGTCGTCGGTGACGAATCTGTTTGTGGAAAGTGGTCAGGCCCTGGGCACCCGTGCCTACGACCGTTATCACTGCAAAGTCATGCTCTGCGTGGATGGACAGTTTCTGGATCTCTCCAAGGGGGAGACGCGGGTTGATGCCAGAGGGCTGGAGCGTTATCGCGAGCTGGTCCAGGAAGCCCGGGCAGCGATCTGGCCGGAGGGCAAGCCGCCGGTGTCGGCGGAAGGTTCGCTGATCAACGCCGATGATCCGCAACTGTTGCGGGAAAAGTCCGGATTGTCTGAGATTTCAGCTGGTATATATGCATTGACGCGATTTCACTTCGTGGTGCCGGTGGCTGTGGCGACGCTGCTGTTTCTGCTGTATCAGCTGCTGATCAACGTGCCGGGTTACTGGGGGACCTTTCAAGAGGGGGTGGGTCAGTGGCATGTGCTGCAGATGGTCCTGGCTTTTCTGGCGCTGACCATCGTGCCTGTGTGCATGGTCGGGGTGATGCTGTTATTTGCGATGATCGGGCTGTGGGATCGGATTGTGTTTGATACGCTGCAGCGGGAAATCCGCACATGGCATCTCGGGTTTTTCAGCTGGTCGCGGCAGCGGTTTGACTTTGACGAGATTGTCGAAGTGCGTCTTCAGGAACACGAGGATGATGCCGACGCCCGCTTTGGTGTGCTGGGAAGTTATACGCAAGTGGTGCTGGTAACGCGTGAGGCGGAGTGCATTCCGGTCAATGACAGTTCTTACGGGGTCGAACATCGAGTGTCCTGCTGCTGGCTGGCAGCGGCGCTGAATTCCCTGCTGGAAGTCGACGAAGGGGCTGAGACACCGCGCGCCGATGTACTTCCGCCTCCCCGCCGCAGGCTGGTAAAACGGCCTGTGCTGACCACTTTCAGCGTCCTGCTGGCCCTGTTTGCCGGCATGCTGACAGTAGCGTTTCTGACGCATGATGCTGCGGACTCCCCGCAGGTCGTGACGGTTGAACAGAAACGGGGTCTGCCGCCCCTGGATGCAGAGACGCTGGCCCATCCACCCGAGGTCAGTGTGGCGTCGGCGACGTATGATTTCGGAACCGTGAATCTGTTCTCTGCGATCCATCCGAAATTTGAACTGACCAACCGGGGCGCAGGGCCGCTCAAGATCGGCAAGATCAAAGCATCGCGGAATGAGATTTATCCGCAGCTGGGGAAAAAGGTACTGCAGCCGGGCGAATCGACGGTGCTGGAATTTGAGTACAAGCTGGGATCACAACGAGGCCGTCATGAATACACGTTGAATGTGCAGACGAACGATCCCGAGCAGCGCGAGTTGCAGCTGCAGGTTGTCGGGGAGGCGGTGCCCCTGATCGCGACTGATCCCGAACCGCTGGTGATTCCCAAGACTGCGGGAGAGGCGGCGGTGGGAACGGTGCTGGTGACGACCAGGAAAGACGCGGCCTTTCAGATTGTGGGATCGGAAACAAGCGGCAAGCATGTCACGCTCGAGATCGAACCGGTTGAGGAGGGGCGGCAGTACAAGGTGATTGTCACTGTGCACAAGCACCCGGATATTCAACAGGGCAAACGGAGCCGGTTTTCGGAATGGGTGCATCTGCAGACCGATGACCCGGGGAAATACGGGCGGCTGGCGTTTGCGGTGAAGGGCGAGTTTGCGCGGTGAAGAGGTTAACCTGCCTGAACGCGATCACGTTTTGATACTGTACCCAGGGTCAGACAGATCATTCTAGAAAATGGTAAAACAAAAAGAGATCAGCAAGGCTGGTCAAACCTGTATCTCCGTCTAAAAAGTAATAGATTCGTGTTTGCAGGTACGACTCATTCAAGCCGATGATTTCATGAACAGAACAAAAATGATCTACTTAGCAGCAGTTGCCTGATTGTGATAGTAGGAATCGGATGGAAGCAGACATCCAGAAGTGCTTATGAAACCGCCAGTTACAGCGTGTTGGAATCGGACGATGTATTTGAAATCAGAGAGTATCCCGATTTGAACCTGGCTGTCACACAGGCGGAGCTCGACTCTCAGAGCAAAGACGGCAGTTTCATGCGGTTATTCCGTTATATCGATGGAAACAACGCGCGGCAGCAGAAAGTGGCTATGACGACTCCCGTCTTCATGAATTCCCAGAGAACGGATGCCCCGGGCCAAATGGGATTTGTGATTCCCCGCGATCTCAAGGAGGCTGAGATTCCGGAGCCTGACAACGCTAAAGTGAAGCTTTTCCAACGCAAGGGTGGCCAGTTTGCAGTCATTCGATTCAGCGGGCGGATCAATGAAGCAACCGTCCAGCAGGCTGAAGAAAAACTGAGAGCCTGGGCTGCGAAGAAGGAGTTGCAGCTGGCCGACGAGACTGAGTCTGCCGGCTATGATCCTCCCTGGACCCCAGGTCCCTTTCGCCGGAATGAAGTTCACATTCGCCTAAGTCAGAGTTTGTAGAATGCCTGTTACTGATTTCATTTTTAAAAGATGTGAGGAGCCACTCTTCCATGACGAAACAATCCCGGAAGATGGAGTGCATGGAGGTGTGGGGAGGAAACCAGCCGGTTGATCGAGAACTAACGACAACGGGTCTGGATATCTGGGTTTACAGCAAACCCTATGCAGCTGCCTCCTCAGGAGGGGATGTCTACTATGTTTCTTCGTGTTCCTCGGGACGCATCACCCGATTGCTTCTGGCTGATGTCAGCGGTCATGGTGAAGCAGTGTCAGACCGGGCAGAAGTACTACGACAGTTGATGAGACGGCACATTAATCACATCAATCATGCCTCTCTGGTGGATGCGATTAACAATGATTTCGAAGCCGAATCGAAGCGGGGCGCCTTTGCGACGGCTGTCATCGGTACCTATTTTCTACCGTCGAAAACACTGAGCTTAATCAACGCGGGGCATCCGAGTCCTTTGATCTACCATGAATCATCTGGGAAATGGAGTTCACAGGACCTGAGCAGTGCAAGTGGCGACTCCCGAAACTTTCCACTGGGAATTCAAGCCGACCAGAATTATTCGAGTACGAAAAGCAAACTGAAAACGGGCGACCTGGTTCTTTGTTTCACCGATGGATTACTGGAAATGGAACGGCCCGATGGCAGTATGCTGGGAAAAGCAGGCCTGCTGGAAATACTCGCGAAGCTGGACCCGAGCAACCCGAGTCGATTGATCACTCAGCTCGTTCAGCTGCTGGATCCACACGATCGACTGATCGGTTCCAACGATGATCTTTCAATTGTGTTGTTCCGCAGAAACCATCAACGCGTCTCAATGGTTGATAATGTCCTGGCTCCAGTCCGTGCAGCAAAACATCTTTTACAGAGGTTTCACTCGTCAGAATGAAGAGCCCGGCTGATCGCCGATTCCCGCGAGTCGTACCGGCCTGTGTTGTAATGCCTTTAATTGATCTGTGCTGCGAGTCCCTGGACTCACTTACAGGTGCGTTGTTGTAAATCGTTCTGGATGGCAGTGATGATGGCTTCGCACAGTGATTGCACCGGATAGGGTTTCTCCAGAATCGCGAACGCTCCTTCCGTGACCGCGGAGCCTGCGGTATCCTGGTCCAGCGAGCCTGAGACCAGAATGGTGGGCAGTCGGTAGCCGGCGGCCTTCATGTTTTTCAACAGTTCCAGACCGTTGCAACCGGTCAGCTCGAAATCGGTGAGCACGCAACCACAGGAGTCGGCAGCGGTGCTGCTCAGGAAGTCTTCCGCGGAGGCGAAGGCTTCGACGTGCAGCCCGTAGCTCTGTAACAGTGCGACGTAGGAATCTCTGACATCTGCATGATCATCGATGATGAAAACGCGTGGTTGATAGTACGCTGGTAATCGCTGTATTCGTTCCATCTTTAGAATTGCCACTCTTAGATAGGGTCCAACCTGTAATACGACACTTATAGTATTTTCGAGCTGATTGTGTAAACTGATATTTTGGTCCGATTTAGGTGAACTTCTGACAGGTACAGTGTTTATGCATATCGATCTTTGATCGCTGACCTATTCCACACTGGTGGTGCAGATTCATCTCTCGTGGCTGGTGCCGTTGTTGATAATGGGTGGGGAATGGGCTGTGGCTTGTGGTTTGCGAGGTGTTCCTTTCCCGGACGCAACACTGATAGTTTCCTGCTCGCTGCGCTCGGCCCGAATTGCATTCGGGCATACCCGGTTGCACCACGAAAAAGTTGAATGGTTTACTACCACGAAATGCACGAAAGACACGAAAAAAAGTGAGGCGTGCAGGAGAGAAAAGGGGTGACCCCGAATGGAATTCGGGGTTGTCGGAGACAACAGGAAACTGACAGGGTAAAAGTACGATCTGGTATTCCCTTTTCGGCCTCAGTAAAGATGGACTTTGGTATGTTCCAAGCCAGGCGGGCGGACACATGGGGCGCGCCCCTGCGTTTTTGATTCAGTGATGGAGTTGATCATGGAAGAATCCGTTATGAATAGTTTCTGTTTCGATCACTGTCGGACAAGCCGACTCTGGTTCACGATTGTGTCAACTGATGGTTTGGATTTTGTGGAAGGGCGCACGGGGGTCAAGAGGAGTTCTGCGGGGACCGGTTCCAGAAACGGATTTATGCGGTCATCAGTGGGAGAGGAGTGACCGAAAGTGGTTTTAAT contains:
- a CDS encoding SOUL family heme-binding protein encodes the protein MIVGIGWKQTSRSAYETASYSVLESDDVFEIREYPDLNLAVTQAELDSQSKDGSFMRLFRYIDGNNARQQKVAMTTPVFMNSQRTDAPGQMGFVIPRDLKEAEIPEPDNAKVKLFQRKGGQFAVIRFSGRINEATVQQAEEKLRAWAAKKELQLADETESAGYDPPWTPGPFRRNEVHIRLSQSL
- a CDS encoding PP2C family protein-serine/threonine phosphatase, whose protein sequence is MTKQSRKMECMEVWGGNQPVDRELTTTGLDIWVYSKPYAAASSGGDVYYVSSCSSGRITRLLLADVSGHGEAVSDRAEVLRQLMRRHINHINHASLVDAINNDFEAESKRGAFATAVIGTYFLPSKTLSLINAGHPSPLIYHESSGKWSSQDLSSASGDSRNFPLGIQADQNYSSTKSKLKTGDLVLCFTDGLLEMERPDGSMLGKAGLLEILAKLDPSNPSRLITQLVQLLDPHDRLIGSNDDLSIVLFRRNHQRVSMVDNVLAPVRAAKHLLQRFHSSE
- a CDS encoding response regulator transcription factor — protein: MERIQRLPAYYQPRVFIIDDHADVRDSYVALLQSYGLHVEAFASAEDFLSSTAADSCGCVLTDFELTGCNGLELLKNMKAAGYRLPTILVSGSLDQDTAGSAVTEGAFAILEKPYPVQSLCEAIITAIQNDLQQRTCK
- a CDS encoding DUF1573 domain-containing protein, translated to MKVSQSNERVRITDFSPFALLASLAVICFMGAMFFQLSDDWLLPDSFIKKSSRDLVELSPYQDTVLFFAALSLLAYAFAWVGTYTSVVFDPSSGQVHWKRISVLGRRSLTFPLSSVTNLFVESGQALGTRAYDRYHCKVMLCVDGQFLDLSKGETRVDARGLERYRELVQEARAAIWPEGKPPVSAEGSLINADDPQLLREKSGLSEISAGIYALTRFHFVVPVAVATLLFLLYQLLINVPGYWGTFQEGVGQWHVLQMVLAFLALTIVPVCMVGVMLLFAMIGLWDRIVFDTLQREIRTWHLGFFSWSRQRFDFDEIVEVRLQEHEDDADARFGVLGSYTQVVLVTREAECIPVNDSSYGVEHRVSCCWLAAALNSLLEVDEGAETPRADVLPPPRRRLVKRPVLTTFSVLLALFAGMLTVAFLTHDAADSPQVVTVEQKRGLPPLDAETLAHPPEVSVASATYDFGTVNLFSAIHPKFELTNRGAGPLKIGKIKASRNEIYPQLGKKVLQPGESTVLEFEYKLGSQRGRHEYTLNVQTNDPEQRELQLQVVGEAVPLIATDPEPLVIPKTAGEAAVGTVLVTTRKDAAFQIVGSETSGKHVTLEIEPVEEGRQYKVIVTVHKHPDIQQGKRSRFSEWVHLQTDDPGKYGRLAFAVKGEFAR